From a region of the Triticum aestivum cultivar Chinese Spring chromosome 7D, IWGSC CS RefSeq v2.1, whole genome shotgun sequence genome:
- the LOC123167782 gene encoding GDSL esterase/lipase At4g28780 → MKGGVVVLLGLVVIGAVVTRARAAGLPVVPAMFVLGASTLDVGNNNHLPGKDVPRADHPFYGIDFPGGARATGRFSNGYNIADFVARQLGFERSPLAYLELKSRNYLIPSALKRGVSYASAGAGILDSTNVGKNIPLSTQVRYFASTKAEMETAWGRHEVSKLLASSFFLLSIGNNDLLQSTPKSHADVVALYTILVSNYSAAITDLYGMGARKFGIISAGPVGCFPRVRLLSTTVACHDGLNRLALGLAAAFKSGLTAALAPNRLPGLKYSLADSFASSRAIFDNPHASGFQNGDSACCGSGRLGAEGDCNRNATLCSDRDAYAFWDYVHPSQRAAELGAQALFDDGPTQITAPISFRQLAYQK, encoded by the exons ATGAAGGGTGGTGTCGTCGTGCTTCTGGGCCTTGTGGTCATCGGCGCTGTCGTTACCCGCGCAAGGGCGGCAGGGCTGCCGGTAGTGCCGGCGATGTTCGTGCTGGGAGCCTCGACGCTGGATGTGGGCAACAACAACCACCTGCCGGGGAAGGACGTGCCCAGGGCTGACCACCCCTTCTACGGCATCGACTTCCCCGGCGGCGCCCGGGCCACGGGGAGGTTCAGCAACGGCTACAACATCGCCGACTTCGTCG CGAGGCAGCTAGGGTTCGAGAGGAGCCCTCTTGCCTATCTTGAGCTGAAATCACGCAACTACCTCATCCCCAGCGCTCTAAAGAGGGGTGTGAGCTACGCTTCCGCCGGTGCTGGGATCCTCGACTCCACT AACGTTGGAAAGAACATCCCATTGTCGACGCAGGTGCGCTACTTCGCGTCCACCAAGGCCGAGATGGAGACTGCATGGGGCAGACACGAGGTCTCCAAGCTCCTTGctagctccttcttcctcctcagcatCGGCAACAATGACCTCCTACAGTCGACACCAAAGTCTCATGCTGATGTCGTCGCACTCTACACCATCCTCGTCTCGAACTACTCGGCCGCCATTACGGACCTCTACGGGATGGGTGCGAGAAAGTTCGGGATCATCAGCGCTGGTCCGGTGGGTTGTTTTCCGCGGGTGCGCTTGCTGAGTACGACAGTGGCATGCCACGATGGCCTGAACCGCCTCGCTTTAGGGCTTGCCGCCGCATTCAAGTCAGGTCTCACCGCCGCCCTCGCCCCGAACAGGCTGCCCGGCCTCAAGTACTCCCTCGCCGACTCCTTCGCTAGCTCACGGGCCATCTTCGACAACCCCCACGCGAGCGGGTTTCAGAATGGTGATAGTGCCTGCTGCGGCAGTGGTAGGCTGGGCGCAGAGGGTGACTGCAACAGAAATGCGACGTTGTGCAGCGACCGCGATGCCTACGCTTTCTGGGACTACGTGCACCCCAGCCAGCGGGCCGCCGAGTTGGGTGCCCAGGCACTCTTCGATGATGGCCCGACGCAAATCACCGCACCCATCAGCTTCAGACAGCTGGCCTACCAGAAATGA